In Arcanobacterium wilhelmae, the following are encoded in one genomic region:
- a CDS encoding LTA synthase family protein, giving the protein MIAVNLVLIVVLALIAWRLFGRTAASVVRGVCAGVIANAVTFMAVTFGPRHAFVYEYPHGVAFPVLYLVVGLVVGAGVLWLMRIALKRRFVPAETKWRIRDIFPIVIGGVFGALIGLFYFVPKTIIESVDGVTAAQLLFIVTQGNGETTVANNWEFTNYMVAPIIWLTLVGMCVGAIRTDLLLSRRGTQAVDGTTIEPQAPQNTSADLQEIDPPALAENEQFSENPAPSSAENLAPTSGVTAMRRFTYVRGVAMGTMLALVVGSVTYAFQVLPLGDIVRQHLYTSTYVADNWVMPTKQSVQLPEKKRNLIHIYMESIENSFYSRDMGGYLNRNVMPELAELTKEGVSFSNTDLYGGPQQMYATGHSVAAMVAMWAGTPMLSSGAGNGTEMSFPDFPTIGDYLNSAGYATDFMLGSDSRWGGLGDYYRRHGNFTVHDLNTFKDEGRIPRDYSVWWGVEDDKLYEYAKELMAKRGAEGKPFYFVLENADTHFPDGYPSPLMTEKPFGTQYENVIHYSQKETVKLVRWIQAQPWAKDTTIVITGDHRSMDKNFFRDWDPDYNRTVVNMILNPVQGTDLPTSITNNRQYGSFDFYPTILASIGAKIDGERLGLGTNLFSGKKTLVERDGATHMNEEFAKTSKFYDKHRETVAATPDRRQDDKL; this is encoded by the coding sequence ATGATTGCCGTAAATCTTGTCTTGATCGTAGTTCTCGCGTTGATTGCGTGGCGCCTTTTTGGCCGTACTGCGGCGTCGGTTGTTCGTGGAGTGTGCGCAGGCGTGATTGCGAACGCGGTGACGTTCATGGCTGTCACCTTCGGGCCGCGCCACGCATTCGTCTACGAATACCCACATGGTGTTGCCTTCCCCGTGCTGTACCTGGTGGTCGGCCTGGTGGTCGGCGCCGGCGTCCTGTGGCTGATGCGAATCGCGCTGAAGCGTCGTTTCGTACCGGCGGAAACGAAATGGCGGATTCGCGACATCTTTCCGATCGTCATCGGCGGTGTGTTTGGTGCGCTCATTGGCCTGTTTTACTTCGTTCCGAAGACGATCATTGAATCCGTCGATGGAGTGACAGCTGCGCAGCTACTCTTTATCGTCACCCAAGGCAACGGGGAGACAACTGTAGCGAACAATTGGGAGTTTACAAACTACATGGTGGCGCCGATTATCTGGCTCACACTAGTTGGCATGTGCGTGGGCGCGATCCGCACGGACCTCCTTCTCAGTCGCCGAGGAACTCAGGCGGTCGACGGCACAACCATCGAACCACAGGCTCCGCAAAACACGAGCGCGGATCTGCAAGAAATTGACCCACCGGCGTTGGCGGAAAACGAGCAATTTTCCGAAAACCCGGCTCCGTCGTCGGCGGAAAACCTGGCCCCGACGTCGGGCGTGACGGCGATGCGTCGTTTCACGTACGTGCGTGGGGTGGCGATGGGGACGATGCTCGCGCTCGTCGTCGGTTCCGTCACGTACGCGTTCCAAGTCCTGCCACTGGGTGACATCGTCCGCCAGCACCTCTACACGTCAACCTACGTCGCCGACAACTGGGTGATGCCCACAAAGCAGAGCGTCCAGCTACCCGAAAAGAAGCGCAACCTCATCCATATCTATATGGAATCGATCGAAAACTCGTTCTACTCGCGCGACATGGGCGGATACCTCAACCGCAACGTGATGCCCGAGCTTGCCGAGCTCACCAAAGAAGGCGTGTCGTTTTCGAATACGGATCTGTACGGCGGTCCGCAACAAATGTACGCAACCGGCCACTCGGTGGCCGCGATGGTAGCGATGTGGGCGGGAACCCCGATGCTGTCGTCGGGCGCCGGCAACGGCACGGAGATGTCGTTCCCAGATTTCCCAACGATCGGCGACTATCTGAACTCTGCCGGCTACGCCACCGATTTCATGCTCGGCTCCGACTCGAGATGGGGAGGCCTCGGCGATTACTACCGTCGCCACGGCAACTTCACCGTGCATGACCTCAACACCTTTAAGGACGAAGGCCGCATTCCGCGCGACTACAGCGTGTGGTGGGGCGTAGAAGATGACAAACTCTACGAATACGCCAAGGAGCTCATGGCAAAGCGCGGTGCCGAGGGTAAGCCGTTCTATTTTGTTCTCGAGAACGCCGATACGCACTTCCCGGACGGTTATCCTTCGCCCCTGATGACGGAAAAACCGTTCGGAACCCAGTACGAGAACGTCATCCACTATTCGCAGAAGGAAACGGTGAAGCTGGTCCGTTGGATTCAGGCGCAGCCGTGGGCGAAGGACACGACAATCGTCATCACCGGCGACCACCGCTCCATGGACAAGAACTTCTTCCGTGACTGGGATCCGGACTACAACCGCACCGTCGTGAACATGATCCTTAACCCTGTGCAAGGAACCGACCTGCCGACGTCGATAACAAACAATCGCCAGTACGGCTCCTTCGATTTCTACCCGACGATTTTGGCGTCCATTGGTGCGAAAATCGACGGTGAGCGCCTCGGGCTCGGAACGAACCTCTTCTCTGGGAAGAAGACCCTTGTAGAACGCGACGGGGCCACGCACATGAACGAAGAGTTCGCGAAGACTTCGAAGTTCTACGACAAGCACCGCGAAACCGTTGCAGCGACTCCGGATCGGCGCCAGGACGACAAGCTCTAG
- the gltS gene encoding sodium/glutamate symporter translates to MTIEFTMVQSIGFAVILLLIGRFLRSHISFFERFAIPSPVIGGFLFALINLLFHYTHWVNITFDTTLQAFFMVLFFTSIGFGASPVILKKAGPKVAIFLSVAIGLVILQNLVAVGLAPLLNVPGPIALMTGSTAMTGGHGTSAGIAPLVEAAGLKGAESVAYTAATFGLVAGSLIGGPIAARLIRSKNLANVHDKDKKDYSFLREKMHPLDTERMTTAFIWLLVAMFFGSYITDAINNVIQGWTSMAQFPSYLGPMIFGVLARWFSDRRYARKGGVEIVAHQEIEVVGAVSLSLFLAMALMSVKLWDLGSLAIPMIALLAAQTLLAYLYVRFVTFKAMGSTYDAAVLLAGHAGFGMGATPNGVANMESVTRKFGPSPTAFFVLPVVGGMFIDFFNVFIITLFLALV, encoded by the coding sequence ATGACGATCGAATTTACGATGGTCCAGTCGATTGGTTTCGCAGTGATTTTGCTGCTGATCGGCCGATTTTTGCGCAGCCATATCAGTTTCTTTGAACGCTTCGCGATCCCTTCCCCTGTGATCGGCGGCTTCCTCTTCGCACTGATCAACCTCCTTTTCCACTACACGCACTGGGTCAACATCACGTTCGACACCACGCTCCAAGCGTTCTTCATGGTCTTGTTCTTCACCTCCATCGGTTTCGGTGCCAGCCCGGTAATTCTGAAGAAGGCCGGCCCGAAGGTTGCAATCTTCTTGTCGGTGGCGATCGGCCTCGTCATCCTCCAAAACCTCGTGGCGGTTGGCCTTGCCCCCCTCCTGAACGTTCCCGGCCCGATCGCACTGATGACAGGTTCAACAGCGATGACGGGCGGCCACGGCACTTCCGCAGGCATTGCTCCACTCGTTGAGGCTGCGGGTCTCAAGGGTGCGGAATCTGTCGCCTACACGGCAGCTACGTTCGGCCTGGTCGCAGGTTCCCTCATCGGCGGCCCGATCGCAGCACGCCTGATCCGCTCAAAGAACCTCGCCAACGTCCACGACAAGGATAAGAAGGACTACTCGTTCCTTCGCGAGAAGATGCATCCGCTCGATACCGAGCGCATGACCACCGCCTTCATCTGGCTCCTTGTGGCCATGTTCTTCGGCTCCTACATCACGGATGCGATCAATAACGTGATCCAGGGCTGGACCTCGATGGCACAATTCCCCTCCTACCTTGGCCCGATGATCTTCGGCGTGCTCGCACGCTGGTTCTCCGATCGTCGCTACGCCCGCAAGGGTGGTGTGGAGATCGTCGCACACCAGGAGATTGAAGTTGTGGGCGCAGTGTCGCTGAGCTTGTTCCTGGCGATGGCGCTGATGAGCGTGAAGCTGTGGGATCTCGGCTCGCTTGCGATCCCGATGATTGCCCTGCTCGCCGCACAGACCCTGCTCGCCTACTTGTACGTCCGTTTCGTCACTTTTAAGGCGATGGGCTCCACGTACGACGCCGCCGTGCTCCTTGCGGGCCACGCGGGCTTCGGCATGGGCGCCACCCCGAACGGCGTTGCGAACATGGAATCGGTGACACGCAAGTTCGGCCCGTCCCCCACAGCGTTCTTCGTTCTCCCGGTTGTGGGCGGTATGTTCATCGATTTCTTCAACGTCTTCATCATCACCCTGTTCCTGGCGCTCGTCTGA
- a CDS encoding CsbD family protein: MGFEEKAEAKVTELGGKAKEALGNITGDKDLAAEGKADQGEGKVKEFLADAQDKVDNVAATVKESAKRLTDKVFGDDK; the protein is encoded by the coding sequence ATGGGATTCGAAGAGAAGGCAGAAGCCAAGGTAACGGAGCTCGGTGGCAAGGCAAAGGAAGCACTCGGAAATATCACCGGCGACAAGGATCTGGCAGCCGAGGGCAAGGCCGATCAGGGCGAAGGCAAGGTCAAGGAGTTCCTCGCCGACGCGCAGGATAAGGTCGACAATGTTGCCGCAACCGTCAAGGAGAGCGCAAAGCGCCTTACCGACAAGGTGTTCGGCGACGACAAGTGA
- a CDS encoding MFS transporter — translation MVLRSTLTRNQISLIALVVIANVAEFFDMFLIGFVVALLSRQWQLGGLEVGIILAASGLGTVLGAIGWGRAADTIGRRRAMARCIALLSVFTLATVALPEGSWRTLAFLRVVVGAGVGGLNIVSIPYVAEFVSARRRGFLTGLASAFVPLGLFLGSVAQAAAGENWRVLMALGALPGLLLVWLGWVPESPRFLLSRGDSVGAQKALAWAWMVPETDVTLDDVGGVSSIRADGRIGAYARLWREHRRSVGIVAVGSFAFILGSFAIQSWGQTVLHDGYGIGVDGVARVFMVLSAVDLAGRLLAAWLADRLGRKLVLVVFGFFGALGCLVAAGGAASAPPAAGIFIAGIIIAMAFGDGAFGILNVFGGEQFPTAVRGTGLGLSYGIGASAKVIGPLLVGLLVGTEHTTPASVLSAVGVAFVLFAAFFAAGAVVYLAARETRGVEIDRLGEG, via the coding sequence ATGGTTTTGCGCAGCACCCTGACACGCAATCAAATCAGTTTGATCGCCCTCGTCGTGATCGCGAATGTCGCTGAATTTTTCGACATGTTCCTCATCGGGTTCGTCGTCGCACTGTTGTCCCGGCAGTGGCAGCTCGGTGGCCTCGAAGTCGGAATCATTCTGGCGGCTTCGGGGCTCGGAACAGTCCTCGGCGCGATCGGCTGGGGCCGCGCCGCGGATACGATCGGCCGGCGTCGGGCCATGGCGAGGTGTATTGCGCTGCTTTCGGTGTTCACCCTGGCCACAGTCGCGCTCCCAGAAGGATCCTGGAGAACGCTGGCGTTCCTCCGCGTCGTCGTCGGCGCGGGTGTTGGTGGCCTGAATATTGTGTCGATCCCGTACGTCGCAGAGTTCGTGTCGGCCAGGAGACGCGGGTTCCTTACCGGTCTCGCGTCGGCGTTCGTCCCTCTCGGTCTGTTCCTCGGGAGTGTGGCGCAGGCGGCGGCCGGCGAGAATTGGCGTGTCCTGATGGCGCTCGGTGCCCTCCCAGGACTCCTTTTGGTGTGGCTGGGGTGGGTGCCCGAGTCGCCGCGTTTCCTCCTCTCGCGAGGCGACTCTGTTGGCGCACAAAAGGCGCTGGCGTGGGCGTGGATGGTTCCGGAAACTGATGTGACACTCGACGACGTCGGAGGCGTCTCGAGTATCCGTGCGGACGGGCGCATCGGCGCGTATGCGCGGTTGTGGCGTGAGCATCGGCGGTCGGTAGGTATCGTAGCCGTCGGCTCATTCGCTTTCATTCTTGGCTCTTTTGCGATCCAATCGTGGGGTCAAACGGTCTTGCACGACGGCTATGGGATCGGGGTTGACGGTGTGGCGCGTGTTTTCATGGTGTTGTCCGCAGTCGATCTAGCAGGGCGGCTACTCGCTGCGTGGCTCGCGGATCGTCTGGGGCGCAAACTGGTGCTGGTTGTTTTCGGATTTTTTGGCGCGCTCGGTTGCCTGGTCGCGGCGGGAGGGGCCGCGTCGGCCCCTCCCGCCGCGGGGATCTTCATTGCCGGCATTATCATTGCGATGGCATTCGGAGATGGGGCGTTCGGCATTCTCAACGTTTTCGGTGGAGAGCAATTTCCGACCGCTGTTCGTGGCACCGGGCTCGGGCTTAGCTATGGAATTGGGGCGAGCGCGAAAGTTATTGGTCCTCTCCTGGTTGGTCTGCTGGTCGGGACCGAGCACACGACTCCCGCAAGCGTGCTCAGCGCCGTTGGAGTCGCATTCGTTCTCTTTGCGGCCTTTTTCGCCGCGGGTGCCGTGGTGTACTTAGCGGCGCGTGAGACGCGGGGTGTGGAGATTGATCGGCTGGGTGAGGGATAG
- a CDS encoding bifunctional metallophosphatase/5'-nucleotidase, with amino-acid sequence MKKVNLRRPVGAAAALALTSIGFGAAATPAFAADGDVSLDFAVISDFHGHIENAAALDYQIDQMRTANPNTRFLSVGDNVGGSAYISAVDNDTPTINILKAMGLDYSASGNHEFDKGYSDLKDRILPGLAPTPIQAANAKGADAINKPYELVEIGGVKVAYIGTVTDEMTTLVSPSAIAGITFEDPVAITNTIADQLKDGDAANGEADVVIALMHKDRELGPQKLNKNVDLAFGGHSHIEGVGKTASGAPVCEPINYGMAFIKANVTKKADGTITASCAVAELPKHEVANPKDPKKPLKVFDNESPDIKAMFEAASEKAKELGATPVGYIDRDALRGSRTGADAPGSNRGTESPANNLLADAFYQFGQTLKDKPDLGVMNPGGVRADFRYAANTELTPTDKDGLVTQGESNTVQPFGNVFGTIEITGAQLYTLLEQQWKDPSASHPVLRLGLSKNVVYTYDPTAEQGKHITEIFVNGEKVANDDSRTYRLASNTFVLEGGDGFTVLKEGKNFIDTGMIDNVAFNDYLKNFTADKPLHVDYTQRSVGVAPYTTEVKAGEELVFDLSSLAMTAGEKAPKAVTVTVAHGDVTVSGTATVDATPNAEGYDETGMAIVGVKLPADFPGGVATVIVTADDGTESGDVTEVALPSLNVEGAAAPAPQPEPQLKVVAPVFPKSTVPESGRPYLTIPKVEGVQYLINGTAVEPGEYLFNFGETQEVTAKALEGYVLDEKVASSWKFTEKAPKVKKSDPSKDPKHKPSGQSATPNANPNHAGQLSYTGANVAGLAVVGGVLLLAGAVATVKRRRD; translated from the coding sequence ATGAAGAAGGTGAATCTTCGCCGCCCGGTGGGGGCTGCGGCGGCGCTGGCATTAACGTCGATTGGATTTGGAGCTGCGGCCACGCCCGCATTCGCGGCAGACGGCGATGTTTCGCTCGATTTCGCGGTGATCTCCGATTTCCATGGACACATCGAGAATGCTGCGGCACTCGATTACCAGATCGATCAGATGCGCACAGCAAATCCGAACACGCGTTTCTTGTCGGTGGGCGATAATGTGGGCGGTTCGGCTTACATTTCGGCTGTTGACAACGACACTCCGACCATCAATATTCTCAAGGCGATGGGCCTCGATTATTCGGCGTCCGGTAACCACGAGTTCGACAAGGGGTACAGCGATCTCAAGGATCGTATCCTTCCGGGCTTGGCGCCCACCCCGATCCAGGCCGCAAACGCCAAGGGTGCGGATGCAATCAATAAGCCCTACGAGCTGGTCGAGATCGGCGGCGTGAAGGTTGCCTACATTGGCACGGTCACGGACGAGATGACCACCCTCGTCTCCCCGAGCGCTATTGCTGGTATCACGTTCGAGGATCCGGTTGCTATAACCAATACAATCGCCGATCAACTCAAGGATGGGGATGCGGCGAACGGTGAGGCCGACGTCGTCATTGCACTCATGCACAAGGATCGCGAGCTGGGCCCACAGAAGCTGAACAAGAACGTGGATCTGGCCTTCGGTGGACACTCGCATATCGAGGGTGTCGGCAAGACGGCGTCGGGCGCGCCGGTTTGTGAGCCGATCAACTATGGCATGGCGTTCATCAAGGCGAACGTCACCAAGAAGGCCGATGGCACGATCACCGCGTCGTGTGCGGTGGCTGAGCTGCCCAAGCATGAGGTAGCGAACCCGAAGGATCCGAAGAAGCCGCTGAAGGTGTTCGACAACGAGTCGCCGGATATCAAGGCGATGTTCGAGGCTGCGTCTGAGAAGGCGAAGGAGCTGGGCGCGACGCCGGTGGGGTACATCGATCGCGACGCGTTGCGTGGCTCTCGCACGGGTGCCGATGCTCCGGGCTCGAACCGTGGCACCGAATCGCCGGCGAACAACTTGCTTGCGGATGCGTTCTACCAGTTCGGTCAGACGCTCAAGGATAAGCCGGATCTGGGTGTGATGAACCCGGGTGGTGTGCGTGCGGACTTCCGTTACGCGGCTAACACGGAGCTTACACCGACCGATAAGGACGGCCTCGTGACCCAGGGTGAGTCGAACACCGTTCAGCCATTCGGCAACGTGTTTGGCACGATCGAGATCACGGGTGCTCAGCTCTACACGCTGCTCGAGCAGCAGTGGAAGGATCCGAGCGCCTCGCATCCGGTGCTGCGCCTGGGTCTGTCCAAGAACGTTGTGTACACCTACGATCCGACGGCGGAGCAAGGCAAGCACATTACCGAGATCTTCGTTAATGGTGAGAAGGTTGCCAACGATGATTCGCGTACGTACCGCCTCGCTTCGAACACCTTCGTTCTCGAGGGTGGCGATGGTTTCACGGTGCTCAAGGAAGGCAAGAACTTCATCGATACCGGCATGATCGACAACGTGGCGTTCAACGATTACCTCAAGAACTTCACGGCCGATAAGCCGTTGCACGTGGATTACACGCAGCGCTCGGTGGGCGTTGCGCCATATACAACTGAGGTTAAGGCTGGCGAAGAGTTGGTCTTTGACTTGTCGTCGCTTGCAATGACGGCAGGCGAGAAGGCTCCGAAGGCGGTCACGGTCACGGTTGCTCACGGTGACGTGACGGTGTCAGGAACGGCAACTGTGGACGCGACTCCAAACGCGGAGGGTTACGACGAGACTGGCATGGCAATCGTGGGTGTCAAGCTTCCTGCTGATTTCCCGGGTGGTGTGGCTACTGTAATCGTCACCGCCGATGACGGCACCGAGTCTGGTGACGTGACTGAAGTGGCGCTTCCGAGCCTGAACGTTGAGGGCGCTGCAGCGCCGGCTCCTCAGCCGGAGCCGCAGTTGAAGGTTGTTGCCCCGGTGTTCCCGAAGTCAACCGTTCCGGAGTCTGGCCGCCCGTACCTGACGATCCCGAAGGTTGAGGGTGTGCAGTACCTGATCAACGGCACCGCGGTTGAGCCGGGCGAGTACCTGTTCAACTTCGGCGAGACCCAAGAGGTTACTGCGAAGGCACTCGAGGGCTACGTGCTCGATGAGAAGGTCGCGTCCTCGTGGAAGTTCACGGAGAAGGCGCCGAAGGTGAAGAAGTCCGATCCGAGTAAGGATCCGAAGCACAAGCCGAGCGGCCAATCCGCAACGCCGAATGCGAATCCGAATCATGCCGGTCAGCTGTCCTACACGGGTGCGAATGTTGCCGGCCTCGCCGTTGTCGGTGGCGTGCTCCTGCTTGCCGGTGCCGTGGCAACCGTCAAGCGTCGCCGCGACTAA
- a CDS encoding DoxX family protein, giving the protein MNNQNSGFMGFVEKLTLPNFNYRDTALLILRVLSLALIFHGVHKAMGFSAFVEKAMVPNPIGGLAPTFFTVLVVAGQILLPLALLIGLFSRISGGLLALLFTFIIFAVNIPSQGLIGKQGGLSFESSLFYFIIGLTIFLSGPGKYSVDHFLNKSE; this is encoded by the coding sequence ATGAACAACCAGAATTCTGGCTTTATGGGCTTCGTTGAGAAGCTCACCCTCCCGAACTTCAACTACCGCGATACAGCCCTGCTGATCCTGCGCGTGCTCTCGCTCGCCCTGATCTTCCATGGAGTCCACAAGGCAATGGGCTTCTCGGCATTCGTTGAGAAGGCAATGGTTCCGAACCCGATTGGCGGCCTCGCTCCGACCTTCTTCACGGTTCTCGTGGTCGCAGGCCAGATCCTACTTCCGCTCGCACTGCTCATCGGCCTTTTCTCCCGTATCTCGGGTGGCCTGCTCGCACTGCTCTTTACGTTCATTATCTTCGCGGTCAACATTCCGTCGCAGGGTCTGATTGGCAAGCAGGGCGGTCTTTCCTTCGAGTCTTCGCTGTTCTACTTCATTATCGGCCTGACGATCTTCCTCTCGGGCCCGGGTAAGTACTCGGTGGATCACTTCCTCAACAAGTCGGAGTGA